The sequence AGTATATTGTTGGCGGAGGAAAATTAGCCACCGTCATTCCGGTATTTGCGTTTGCAAAAATTCAAAAAGCTATTGAAGACAAAGCGTTTGACGGTGAGGTGGAAGGAATTCCAGTACTGAAATACGATGCGGTGATTGCAGGTGAAGTTCAGGAAGCCGGTCTGGGCGCATTGCATACGGAATTTGACGGAAAAGGATATGCGTACACATCGCATTTCGTCTCATCTGAAGTGACAAAATGGAAATTAGGAACGTGGGAAGTTGTCGATCGTATTCCTGCTTATTATTCCATCGGTCACTTGATGATTCCGGGCGGCGATAGCCACAAACCCTGGGGAAAATATCTTCTCGCGATGAATAAAATTACCAAAGACCGCTATCTTCCGACCGGACCTGAATTAAATCAATCCGCACAATTGATCGATATTAGCGGCGACAAAATGAAACTGCTGTTGGATTTTCCAACGGTAGGCGAACCTCATTATGCACAAGGAATCGCGGCAGAATTAGTGACGAAAAATCAGAGAAAAATTTATGACATCAACGAGAATAAGCATCCGTATGTGACCAAGAGCGAAAAAGATGCGCGGGTCGAGAAGAAAGGCAAGGAGGTACACATTTACATGACTGCGTCGCGTTCACACTTCACTCCCGATAATATCGAAGGAGTAAAAGTCGGCGACGAAGTATATTTCCATGTGACTAACCTCGAACAAGACTGGGATATTCCTCATGGATTTGCGATCAAAGGTGGCAATACGGCCGAACTCTTGATCATGCCGGGTGAGACTTTGACCTATCGTTGGACGCCGAAAAAAGCCGGAATCTATCCGTTTTATTGTACGGATTTTTGTTCTGCGCTGCACCAGGAAATGCAAGGCTATGTTCGTGTATCGGAAACCAATACTAACGTGCCACTTTCGTTTGGAACAGGCAAATAAAGGATAAAAAGGGGTTGTCGAAACAATTTCGGCAACTCCTTTTCTTTTAAATTTGATTGTGAAAGAATTGTCATGAAATCATCATCGAAAATCATGTTACTGGCTGCGTCACTGATTCTTATCGGTTTGTACTTTACGCCGCTGTGGTGGATCAAGCTTGATGCGCCTCAATATCCTGAAGGATTGGGATTGTATATCTGGATCGATCAGATTACCGGTCAAAATCCTAATGATCTGAAAACGATCAATGGACTCAATCATTATATCGGAATGAAAATCATTACACCTGAATCGATTCCTGAATTAACACTGATGCCGTATATCGTCGGCTTTTTGATCGTGTCAGGGTTTTTAGTAACATTTCTCAGTGACCGAAATTGGTTGTTGGTTTGGATTGGAATTTTTTTAATAGTCCTTGTAGCGGGTTTGGTCGATTTTTATTTGTGGGAATATGATTACGGACATAATTTGAATCCCGATGCGCCGATCAAAGTTCCGGGTATGACGTATCAGCCGCCGCTGATCGGGACCAAGCAACTGCTCAATATGCGAACGACATCGTTGCCTTACATCGGCGGCGCGTTAGCGGGGTTATCATTCTTATTGGCCGTGATCGTGTGGTACAGAGAAAAACGTACAACAAATATTTCATCGAAAGATGCAAAAAATGAAAACGTATTGGTGGCTCATTAGTTTGATCATCATCGGATGCAACCGGCAGCCTGAAGGAATTCAATATGGACACGATGCCTGTGCTCATTGCCGCATGATCATTGCCGATGAAAAATTCGGATCAGAATTGATTACTCAAAAAGGAAAAATTTATAAATTTGATTCTATAGAATGTCTTGCCGCGTACTTAGGACAAATTCCAGATAATGAAATTCATTCAATGTGGATTACCGATTTTAAAAACCCTGGAAAATGGATACGTACCGATGAGGCTCAATTCCTGCAAAGTACGAATATTCCAAGCCCGATGGGAATGTTTCTTTCAGGTTATGCTGATGTCAATGATGCACGTTCGATGCAAACACAGTTTGACGGCGATGTTCTGGATTGGCAACAAGTCAAGGTGCGTGTGGAATCGCATCACACGAACAAATAACGCATAAATGAAAAAAGTTTTTTACATATTTTTAATGTGGATCAACATTGTTTCGGCCAAGGAATTGATTGTCGGAGAAAGTGGTGAGTTCCGAACGATCCGTTCTGCCATCGAATCTGCCCGAGATGGCGACCGTATTATTGTCAAATCAGGTATCTATAGAGAAGGAGCGCTTGAAATCACTCGCGCGATCACTTTGACCGGAGAGAACGGGGCGGTGCTTGACGGTGAAAATAAATTTCAAATTCTGACAGTCAAGGCCTCCGGCGTTACGGTCAACAATTTAACTTTTGAAAATGTCGGCGTGAGTTACGTTCAAGACAACGCCGCAATAAAACTCATTGAATCCGATAACTCAAATATCATCGATAATCGTTTTCGTAATGCTTTTTTTGGCATTTATTTGTCAAAGTCCGGGTTTTGTACGATTCGTGGAAACGATCTTGTCGCTGCGGCTGAGAAAGAAGCCAGTTCCGGTAATGGTATTCACTTATGGAATTGCCACGACATTACTATTGAGAATAATTCCATTCAGCGCCACCGCGACGGAATATATTTTGAATTCGTCAAACGTTCGACGATTACCGGCAATCACAGTATCGGCAATCTTCGTTATGGACTTCATTTTATGTTTTCAGATACGTGCGTATATAAAAATAACCTTTTCAAAGGTAACAGCGCCGGAGTTGCGGTGATGTATACCAAAAACATAACGATGCAAGGCAACCGTTTCGAAGATAATTGGGGAGCGGCTTCATACGGCATTTTGTTAAAAGATATCACCGGAAGCGAAATTACCGGTAATACGTTTATGAATAATACCGTCGGTATTCACGCCGAAGGCACGAGCCGGAATCGCATTTCGGACAACGAATTTCTAAACAATGGCTGGGCGGTGCGCATTATGGCGAATTCTACGGACAATGTGTTTTCCCAAAACAATTTCATAGGAAATGCCTTTGATGTTGCAACGAACAGCCGCCAGAATTATAACGTATTCGATTCCAATTACTGGAGCGCATACGAGGGGTACGATCTTAACCGCGACGGCGTCGGCGATGTACCG is a genomic window of bacterium containing:
- a CDS encoding nitrous oxide reductase accessory protein NosL, with the translated sequence MKTYWWLISLIIIGCNRQPEGIQYGHDACAHCRMIIADEKFGSELITQKGKIYKFDSIECLAAYLGQIPDNEIHSMWITDFKNPGKWIRTDEAQFLQSTNIPSPMGMFLSGYADVNDARSMQTQFDGDVLDWQQVKVRVESHHTNK
- a CDS encoding nitrous oxide reductase family maturation protein NosD, translated to MWINIVSAKELIVGESGEFRTIRSAIESARDGDRIIVKSGIYREGALEITRAITLTGENGAVLDGENKFQILTVKASGVTVNNLTFENVGVSYVQDNAAIKLIESDNSNIIDNRFRNAFFGIYLSKSGFCTIRGNDLVAAAEKEASSGNGIHLWNCHDITIENNSIQRHRDGIYFEFVKRSTITGNHSIGNLRYGLHFMFSDTCVYKNNLFKGNSAGVAVMYTKNITMQGNRFEDNWGAASYGILLKDITGSEITGNTFMNNTVGIHAEGTSRNRISDNEFLNNGWAVRIMANSTDNVFSQNNFIGNAFDVATNSRQNYNVFDSNYWSAYEGYDLNRDGVGDVPFRPVRLFSLLIEQYPTALILLRSFLIDVIDAAESVIPALTPETLTDANPRMRRLP